A genomic segment from Lutzomyia longipalpis isolate SR_M1_2022 chromosome 3, ASM2433408v1 encodes:
- the LOC129794068 gene encoding inhibitor of nuclear factor kappa-B kinase subunit alpha, whose product MPQPFLPFTEEPPFIGDWVCEMKLGSGGFGFVTLWRNRKTREAVAVKKCSLLTTNDSISERQKDRWEYEVKLMTTSIKCDNIVRTVAVSQEFQEGLLRNNPSKLPVLVMEYCEEGDLRRFMTKKVNCSGLPEPEVRGILGALRKAISYLHDQKITHRDIKPENIVLKRENDKIIYKLTDLGYAKLLDRQSLQASLVGTMEYLAPELLHSDKYSCTVDYWSLGLIAFEIICGCRPFLPNASMAQWMLRVKQKRSEHICIVEDQEGNVQYRSELYPENQISSCFKRNMEQWLRLALEWNPKQRGFVFEVPQSNASEGEKTSKKVKFSENTVEDDEEAPVKQGPVHVLKIFTMLDEILSKKILTVFSLYTYEFLSYEITPQNTLADLRTWVAESTKIPAEYLDFILPIIQTLQSIDEETKLTDLLIEDNFREPMLFVMKKGSVINTDVKPKIPDSFIGVFENPKTKLKVQVLKRFASNSYFFVRNEQHLYTTAISGICNFALWLNDHIIKFKPTLGQMIEGAFELRGLLRAYESSLSHTKEKLLEREMISVLSASFISWQESYDRMLSNANKLIEASRKIWIRYDSVLKRSREAVKNKILEGTEDVFNASFLDKYYDKIRYDIIEKRISEDSHRDMLKIVYKCLKDRDNLLRNREFVKYQEFLLGIQVEIEEIQKAVEKAIAQAGVYQRDVLKMNAEHQENIWNLSGSCDGRVSDNMPDLENMLESLKAESEGKGSCSAASNEAKMGESIVDSLGSISSSHLCFGENPDTKTLLEDNKSLISALDHLLKDGLGELLSDSTTTTTNDNTK is encoded by the exons atgcccCAACCGTTTCTCCCCTTCACAGAGGAGCCCCCCTTCATTGGAGACTGGGTTTGTGAGATGAAACTCGGCTCCGGGGGCTTCGGGTTTGTGACTTTGTGGCGAAACCGGAAGACAAGGGAAGCAGTTG CTGTGAAGAAATGCAGCCTCCTAACCACAAATGATTCCATCTCGGAGCGTCAGAAGGACAGGTGGGAGTACGAAGTGAAGCTGATGACCACCAGCATCAAGTGTGACAACATTGTGCGCACTGTGGCTGTATCGCAGGAATTCCAGGAGGGCTTGCTGAGGAACAATCCGTCAAAATTGCCTGTTCTTGTGATGGAGTACTGCGAGGAGGGAGATCTCCGGCGTTTCATGACAAAGAAAGTCAATTGCAGTGGATTGCCGGAACCAGAGGTACGGGGGATCTTAGGGGCTCTCCGGAAGGCAATTTCCTACCTCCATGACCAGAAGATCACGCATCGGGACATCAAGCCGGAGAATATTGTGCTGAAGCGTGAGAATGACAAGATTATCTACAAACTGACGGATTTGGGGTATGCCAAATTGCTGGACAGACAGAGTCTCCAGGCGAGTCTTGTGGGAACAATGGAGTACCTGGCTCCTGAGTTACTGCATAGTGACAAGTACAGCTGTACCGTGGATTACTGGTCACTGGGATTGATTGCCTTTGAAATCATCTGCGGATGTCGTCCCTTCCTCCCAAATGCTTCCATGGCTCAGTG GATGCTCCGGGTGAAGCAGAAGCGCTCTGAACACATTTGCATTGTGGAAGATCAAGAAGGGAATGTTCAGTATCGTTCTGAGCTCTATCcggaaaatcaaatttcttcCTGCTTCAAGCGCAACATGGAGCAATGGTTGCGTCTGGCTCTCGAGTGGAATCCCAAACAGAGAGGATTTGTCTTTGAGGTACCCCAATCAAATGCATCAGAAGGTGAAAAAACCTCCAAGAAAGTTAAATTCTCCGAGAACACTGTCGAGGACGATGAGGAAGCTCCCGTGAAGCAGGGACCAGTGCACGTCCTGAAAATCTTCACAATGCTCGATGAGATTCTCAGCAAGAAGATCCTGACGGTGTTCTCCCTGTACACGTATGAATTTCTCAGCTATGAGATAACTCCGCAGAATACTTTGGCTGATTTGCGCACCTGGGTGGCGGAAAGTACGAAAATCCCAGCGGAGTATCTGGATTTCATCCTGCCAATCATCCAAACGCTCCAGAGTATCGATGAGGAGACAAAATTGACAGATTTGCTGATTGAGGACAACTTCCGGGAGCCCATGTTGTTTGTCATGAAGAAGGGAAGTGTCATAAATACAGATGTAAAGCCAAAGATCCCGGATTCCTTCATTGGGGTCTTTGAGAACCCGAAGACAAAGCTCAAAGTTCAAGTTTTGAAGCGTTTTGCAAGCAATTCGTACTTCTTTGTGCGCAATGAGCAGCATCTGTACACAACAGCCATCAGTGGGATTTGCAACTTTGCCCTCTGGCTCAATGATCACATTATCAAATTCAAACCAACTCTGGGGCAGATGATTGAGGGGGCATTTGAGCTTCGGGGACTCCTCAGAGCCTACGAGAGCTCTCTGAGTCACACAAAAGAGAAACTCCTCGAGAGGGAG atGATTTCCGTCCTGAGTGCCTCCTTCATTTCCTGGCAAGAATCCTACGACAGGATGTTGAGTAATGCAAATAAACTCATTGAGGCATCGAGGAAGATCTGGATTAGATATGATTCAGTGCTAAAGAGAAGCCGAGAAGCAgtcaagaataaaattctcgaAGGAACAGAAGACGTTTTCAATGC gaGTTTCTTGGACAAATACTACGACAAAATTCGCTACGATATAATTGAGAAGAGGATCTCGGAGGATTCTCACAGGGATATGCTGAAGATTGTGTACAAGTGCCTCAAGGATCGCGACAATCTCCTGCGAAATCGGGAATTTGTCAAATATCAAGAATTCCTTTTGGGCATTCAGGTGGAAATTGAGGAGATTCAGAAGGCAGTTGAGAAGGCCATAGCCCAGGCTGGTGTCTACCAGCGGGATGTGCTGAAGATGAACGCTGAGCATCAGGAGAATATTTGGAATCTTTCCGGGAGCTGTGATGGTCGTGTGAGCGACAATATGCCGGATTTGGAGAATATGCTGGAGAGTTTGAAGGCTGAGAGTGAGGGCAAAGGGTCTTGTTCGGCTGCTTCTAATGAGGCCAAGATGGGGGAATCAATTGTTGACTCCTTGGGCAGCATTTCATCTTCCCATCTGTGCTTTGGTGAGAATCCCGACACAAAGACCCTCCTGGAAGATAACAAGTCCTTGATTTCTGC GTTGGATCATCTTCTAAAAGATGGGCTCGGGGAGCTGCTCTCTGATTCCACTACCACCACCACGAATGACAACACCAAGTAA
- the LOC129794091 gene encoding juvenile hormone esterase-like, with translation MKVLLLFFVCLIAIISKSLCNDVVVTCKNGSIKGKIVYGNEKAFEAFLGVPYAEPPVGALRFRSPVPCSPWSHVYDATYSRDECLQKNFYTPIPSITGSEDCLYLNIYRPSKCHDREKLPVIVIFSPYAMSISSLESFAPDYFMDTGKVIIVVVQSRLGVFGYLSSGDRHCSGNWGLKDQKLALEWVHENIGAFQGDNSCVTIMGVGSGAASCQYHWLNPETSKLFQKVILKSGSLYAPWAILEEPQKQFKYHAELIGLRNPLEQFNYDIIEKLRAVDAKVLLEAQNGFNFWDLDEFIYYRPVVEGNYGGAYITEDPRNAWSAGHFDPKPLYVTFTHSDGNVRSRILLDGNKRKLFNENIDKYLVETLDFNPEYLSDVKKYFFGGQNCQITDENIFKFIEILSSRLVQQSIYNTVRTFVHYVDTTKYPLSIDKFNLNGPLHWSKMFTGTDMNLNPGLGDDLIYLFRFPTLFCDFYKNSLSYQVKDFYVNSHVDFAITGTATAFSYLDPCCDEYVSKHGFCKYQIYGHKTEYVNGVLQNQFIVDTTNIFDNGEAAFWNSVDYGF, from the exons atgaaagtTCTACTCTTGTTCTTTGTGTGCTTAATTGCAATAATATCAAAATCCTTGTGCAATGACGTGGTGGTGACGTGTAAAAATGGAtcgattaaaggaaaaattgtttatgGAAATGAGAAAGCATTTGAAGCATTCCTTGGGGTTCCATATGCTGAACCACCTGTTGGAGCACTTAGATTCCGCAGTCCTGTACCTTGCTCTCCGTGGTCACACGTCTACGATGCCACGTACTCAAGAGATGAGTGTCTGCAGAAGAACTTCTACACACCTATACCTTCCATCACGGGCAGTGAGGATTGTCTCTATTTGAATATATATCGCCCATCAAAGTGTCATGACCGTGAAAAATTGCCagttattgtaatttttagtcCATATGCTATGAGTATTAGTAGTCTGGAGTCTTTTGCTCCGGATTACTTTATGGATACTGGGAAGGTGATCATAGTGGTTGTGCAGAGTCGATTGGGAGTTTTTGGCTACTTGAGCTCTGGCGATAGACACTGTTCTGGGAATTGGGGTCTCAAAGATCAGAAACTTGCTCTCGAATGGGTACATGAGAACATCGGTGCATTTCAAGGCGACAACAGCTGCGTTACTATCATGGGTGTAGGATCAGGAGCAGCTTCTTGTCAATATCATTGGCTAAATCCTGAAACTTcga aaCTGTTCCAGAAAGTTATCCTCAAGAGTGGAAGTTTGTATGCACCTTGGGCAATTCTGGAGGAACCTCAGAAGCAATTTAAATATCATGCTGAATTAATTGGTTTGCGCAATCCATtggaacaatttaattatgatattattgaaaaattacgaGCTGTTGATGCCAAAGTTCTCCTAGAGGCacaaaatggttttaatttttgggatctcgatgaatttatcTACTATCGCCCAGTCGTTGAAGGTAACTACGGTGGAGCCTACATCACAGAAGATCCAAGAAATGCCTGGAGCGCTGGTCACTTTGACCCTAAGCCATTGTATGTTACTTTTACGCACAGCGATGGAAATGTACGATCACGGATTCTTCTTGATGGAAATAAAAGGAaacttttcaatgaaaatattgataaatatCTCGTTGAAACACTTGATTTCAACCCCGAATACCTTTCTGATGtgaaaaaatacttctttggcggtcaaaattgtcaaataaccgatgaaaatatctttaaattcattgag ATCCTTTCATCGAGGCTCGTACAGCAATCAATCTACAACACTGTTAGGACTTTTGTCCATTATGTGGATACAACAAAGTATCCCCTATCAATTGATAAATTCAACTTAAATGGACCACTGCATTGGAGTAAAATGTTCACAGGCACAGATATGAATCTCAATCCTGGTCTGGGCGATGATCTCATTTATCTCTTCCGTTTCCCGACacttttttgtgatttctACAAAAACTCACTCAGCTACCAAGTTAAGGACTTTTATGTAAATAGTCATGTTGATTTTGCAATTACTGGAACTGCTACTGCCTTTTCATACCTGGATCCATGCTGTGATGAATACGTCAGCAAGCATGGCTTCTGCAAATATCAAATCTACGGGCATAAGACGGAATATGTCAATGGAGttcttcaaaatcaatttattgtggATACAACGAATATCTTTGATAATGGTGAAGCTGCTTTTTGGAATAGCGTTGATTATGGATTTTAA
- the LOC129794095 gene encoding RNA-binding protein 39 — protein sequence MAEDLDVEAMLEAPYRKDDDVFNSSPSRVQNGRDKENKRGRTRSRSHDRSGDKDRSLKKSRDANRSREKRRRSRSKERRRSRSKDKESRRRRSRSGGNRRRSRSKNGRRGGSKPRDKPRGSARERRRSRSPIRRRRSPSPRHFRRGRTPPNGLGHHSPPEDLSPEERDARTVFCMQLSQRIRARDLEEFFSSVGKVRDVRLITCNKTKRFKGIAYIEFKDPESVPLALGLSGQKLLGIPISVQHTQAEKNRLANAPPAILPKNPVGPMRLYVGSLHFNITEDMLRGIFEPFGKIDSIQLIMDNDTGRSKGYGFITFHNAEDAKKALEQLNGFELAGRPMKVGNVTERLDMNTNTSLDTDEMDRSGIDLGATGRLQLMFKLAEGAGLAVPQAAANALLATAPQQPPSQPPTATPPIATQCFMLSNMFDPSSETNPAWEQEIQDDVIEEANKHGGCYHVFVDKLSPQGNVYVKCPSIATAVLAVNSLHGRWFAGRAITAAYVPLLNYHTLFPDSVAASTLLIPTRKP from the exons ATGGCCGAAGACTTGGACGTAGAAGCCATGTTGGAAGCACCCTATCGCAAAGAC GATGACGTGTTTAATTCATCGCCAAGTAGAGTACAGAATGGAAGGGACAAGGAGAACAAACGCGGAAG GACCCGTTCGAGGAGTCATGATCGTTCTGGAGATAAGGATAGATCGCTGAAGAAATCCCGCGATGCGAATCGTTCGCGCGAGAAACGCCGCAGGAGTCGCTCCAAGGAGAGGCGTAGGAGTCGCTCCAAAGACAAAGAGAGCCGCCGGCGGAGGAGTCGCTCGGGGGGGAATCGACGTCGTTCACGCTCCAAGAATGGACGCAGAGGTGGGAGTAAGCCACGTGACAAACCCCGTGGCAGTGCACGGGAGAGACGCCGTAGTCGATCACCCATTAGAAG acgAAGATCTCCATCACCGAGACATTTTCGCCGCGGAAGAACACCCCCAAATGGCCTGGGGCACCATTCACCGCCTGAAGATCTGAGTCCGGAGGAACGGGACGCAAGGACGGTGTTTTGCATGCAGCTGTCACAACGAATTCGGGCACGAGACCTCGAGGAATTCTTCTCGAGTGTGGGCAAAGTGCGTGACGTGCGACTGATTACGTGCAACAAGACAAAGCGCTTCAAGGGGATTGCCTACATTGAATTTAAGGATCCCGAATCAGTTCCATTG gcTCTGGGACTTTCGGGACAGAAATTGCTGGGAATTCCAATAAGTGTGCAACACACGCAGGCAGAGAAGAATCGCCTGGCGAATGCTCCTCCTGCGATATTGCCGAAGAATCCCGTGGGTCCCATGCGATTGTACGTGGGTTCGTTGCATTTTAACATAACGGAAGATATGCTTCGTGGCATTTTTGAGCCTTTCGGCAAGATTGACTCGATCCAGTTGATCATGGACAATGACACAGGACGCTCCAAGGGCTATGGGTTCATAACGTTCCACAATGCGGAGGATGCAAAGAAGGCGCTTGAGCAGTTGAATGGATTCGAATTGGCGGGGCGGCCGATGAAGGTGGGCAATGTGACGGAGCGATTGGATATGAATACAAACACATCCCTGGATACGGATGAGATGGATCGCAGTGGGATTGATTTGGGCGCCACGGGGCGTCTGCAGTTGATGTTCAAATTAGCCGAAGGAGCTGGGTTGGCGGTACCACAGGCGGCGGCGAATGCCCTCCTCGCCACGGCGCCGCAGCAGCCACCGAGTCAACCACCCACAGCAACACCTCCCATTGCCACGCAATGCTTCATGCTGTCGAATATGTTTGATCCGTCGTCGGAGACAAATCCCGCGTGGGAGCAGGAGATTCAGGATGATGTCATTGAGGAGGCAAACAAGCACGGGGGATGCTACCACGTGTTTGTGGATAAACTCTCACCGCAAGGGAATGTCTACGTCAAATGTCCGAGCATTGCAACGGCCGTACTTGCAGTCAATTCACTCCATGGACGTTGGTTTGCCGGACGAGCCATAACAGCCGCCTACGTTCCACTTCTCAACTATCACACACTATTTCCGGACTCCGTGGCAGCTTCCACGCTTCTCATACCCACGCGGAAGCCATAA
- the LOC129794174 gene encoding transmembrane protein 242: MTDAAEVTTEGSNDRAFKIKAGVFLSAVAGVSILAGFSRTIMSAKKTDPSVFENTKPANVALLEGGSRLAMRALGWGTLYSVVGVGAFCYGCWKLSGASNMDEFKLKVKEKFPQVPRNDPPKSRTDFDGLTDLLKYLSTWGKE, translated from the exons ATGACAGACGCCGCTGAGGTGACAACGGAGGGGAGCAATGACCGAGCGTTCAAAATAAAAG CGGGCGTCTTCCTGTCGGCTGTTGCTGGTGTCTCCATCCTCGCCGGATTCAGTCGTACCATCATGTCAGCCAAGAAGACCGATCCGAGTGTCTTTGAGAACACAAAACCCGCAAATGTCGCCCTCCTGGAAGGTGGCAGCAGGTTAGCAATGCGAGCCCTCGGATGGGGCACACTGTACTCTGTTGTGGGTGTTGGAGCCTTCTGCTATGGCTGTTGGAAACTCTCCGGTGCATCGAAT ATGGATGAATTTAAGCTgaaagtgaaggaaaaattcccCCAAGTGCCACGAAATGATCCCCCAAAGAGTCGGACGGACTTTGATGGCCTCACAGACTTACTCAAGTACCTTTCAACGTGGGGTAAGGAGTGA
- the LOC129794128 gene encoding mitochondrial folate transporter/carrier, with the protein MTTMKNGSTKKLNLLSLVKYEHLVAGISGGVTSTLILHPLDLIKIRFAVNDGRQATIPQYRNLSSAFATIFRQEGLRGLYKGVTPNVWGSGSAWGFYFLFYNTIKTWIQGGNTHIALGPTMHMIAAAEAGILTLAMTNPIWVVKTRLCLQYSNELSPSGESTNYRGMVDALKKIYRTEGVRGFYRGFVPGIFGVSHGALQFMTYEEMKNRYNQYRRLPIDQKLTTTEYLTFAAISKLIAAAATYPYQVIRARLQDHHLHYEGTWDCIKQTWRFEKWRGFYKGLGPNLTRVVPATMITFATYENLYHYMRDNK; encoded by the exons ATGACGACAATGAAGAACGGCAGCACGAAGAAACTTAACCTACTGTCCCTCGTAAAGTACGAGCACCTCGTGGCTGGGATTTCCGGCGGGGTCACTTCAACGCTCATCCTCCACCCTCTGGACCTCATCAAGATCCGATTTGCAG tgAACGATGGTCGTCAGGCAACCATTCCACAGTATCGCAATCTCTCAAGTGCTTTTGCAACAATATTCCGCCAGGAGGGCCTAAGGGGCTTGTACAAGGGGGTAACACCCAATGTTTGGGGTTCTGGGAGTGCTTGGggattctattttctttt CTACAACACCATAAAGACATGGATTCAGGGTGGTAATACACATATCGCTTTGGGGCCAACAATGCACATGATTGCAGCGGCAGAAGCTGGAATTTTGACGCTAGCAATGACAAATCCCATCTGGGTGGTGAAGACACGTCTCTGCCTCCAATATTCCAATGAGCTCAGTCCAAGTGGGGAAAGTACAAATTATCGAGGGATGGTTGATGCACTTAAAAAGATCTACCGAACAGAGGGTGTCCGTGGATTCTATAGA GGTTTTGTTCCCGGAATCTTCGGAGTATCACACGGGGCACTTCAGTTTATGACCTATGAGGAGATGAAGAATCGCTACAATCAATATAGACGATTACCAATTGATCAGAAGCTg ACAACCACAGAATACTTGACATTCGCTGCAATTTCAAAGCTTATTGCAGCTGCAGCAACTTATCCCTACCAGGTGATAAGGGCTCGTCTCCAGGATCATCACCTTCACTATGAGGGTACATGGGACTGTATTAAGCAAACTTGGAG GTTTGAGAAGTGGCGTGGATTTTACAAAGGACTCGGACCAAATCTGACCCGTGTTGTACCAGCAACAATGATTACATTTGCAACATATGAAAATCTCTATCACTACATGCGCGACAATAAGTAg
- the LOC129794110 gene encoding L-2-hydroxyglutarate dehydrogenase, mitochondrial produces the protein MNFLRCTNHQGVLRRFYYGQTCVEKYDLLVIGGGIVGAASAREILQRRPNLKVGLVEKEERVAQHQSGHNSGVIHAGIYYKPGTLKARLCVEGLKMSYDYFDRRNIPYKKCGKLIVATDESQLKSLDDLYARGMANGVPDLQMVDGDKIAEIEPYCQGVRAIWSPHTGIVDWQYVTECYVEDFVGFGGMVFTNFNVVKIEESPDDPEYPINVHSKSIKRIRTKYVLTCGGLHSDKLAEMTGGSRSPRIVPFRGEYLLLRPEKCNLVRGNIYPVPDPRLPFLGVHFTPRMDGSVWLGPNAVLAFKREGYTWGDVNPLDLLDALMYPGFRKLATKYMSSGVQEMMRSIFIGMQVRELQKFIPEVTEFDIERGPAGVRAQALDPDGNLVDDFVFERGSGKSAVAQRVLHCRNAPSPGATSSLAIGKVIADKLAEEFKL, from the exons atgaattttctacgTTGCACAAATCATCAGGGGGTCCTTAGGCGCTTCTACTACGGACAAACATGTGTAGA AAAATACGATTTACTTGTCATTGGTGGTGGAATTGTGGGAGCAGCATCTGCTCGTGAAATCCTCCAACGGCGTCCAAATCTCAAAGTGGGCTTGGTGGAGAAAGAAGAGCGTGTTGCACAGCATCAAAGTGGCCACAATAGTGGTGTAATCCATGCTGGGATCTACTACAAACCCGGAACACTCAAAGCACGCCTCTGTGTTGAAGGTCTCAAAATGTCCTATGATTACTTTGATAGACGAAATATTCCCTACAAGAAATGCGGGAAGTTAATTGTTGCCACAGATGAGAGTCAATTGAAGAGTTTAGATGATTTGTATGCACGTGGAATGGCAAATGGAGTGCCAGACTTGCAAATGGTGGATGGGGATAAAATTGCTGAAATTGAACCTTATTGCCAGGGTGTTAGGGCCATTTGGTCCCCACATACGGGTATTGTTGACTGGCAGTATGTTACGGAATGCTACGTTGAGGATTTCGTGGGATTCGGTGGGATGGTTTTTACCAATTTTAACGTTGTTAAAATTGAAGAGTCCCCAGATGACCCTGAATACCCTATAAATGTTCATAGTAAGTCCATTAAGAGAATTCGAACAAAGTATGTCCTGACATGCGGTGGCCTTCATTCGGATAAGTTAGCAGAGATGACGGGTGGTTCGAGATCCCCGAGAATTGTACCTTTTCGCGGGGAATACCTTCTTCTGCGCCCTGAAAAGTGCAATTTGGTACGTGGAAATATCTATCCTGTACCCGATCCTCGTCTTCCCTTCCTCGGTGTTCACTTTACCCCACGTATGGATGGGAGTGTGTGGCTGGGACCGAATGCAGTGTTGGCATTTAAACGGGAAGGCTACACATGGGGCGATGTGAATCCCCTTGATCTCCTCGATGCTCTCATGTATCCGGGATTTCGCAAATTGGCCACCAAGTACATGAGCAGTGGCGTGCAAGAGATGATGAGATCAATATTCATTGGAATGCAAGTGCGTGAGCTGCAGAAGTTCATCCCAGAAGTTACGGAATTCGACATTGAGCGTGGTCCTGCGGGTGTTAGGGCACAAGCTCTCGATCCCGATGGGAATCTTGTGGATGATTTTGTCTTTGAACGTGGGAGCGGCAAGAGTGCCGTTGCACAGAGAGTACTTCACTGCCGGAATGCCCCATCACCCGGGGCAACGAGTTCTCTGGCAATTGGAAAAGTTATTGCGGATAAACTTGCTGAAGAGTTTAAATtgtag